In Fusobacteriaceae bacterium, a genomic segment contains:
- a CDS encoding ABC transporter ATP-binding protein: MAMLEISNLSVSYGHVEALKNVSVSAEAGEIYSIIGSNGAGKTSLLRTISGLVKPLSGTITFLGKPLTNKPHEVVERGVIHVPEGRKTFSGLTVEDNLLVGGYRFRSKTLDEDLQKQYERFPILYERRNQYAGTLSGGEQQMLAIARGLMGKPELMLLDEPSLGLAPLIVNQIYELILKIRESGITIFLVEQNAKKALSVADKACVLENGVITMSGKAGELLTSDEVKRAYLGA, translated from the coding sequence ATGGCTATGCTGGAAATAAGCAACCTGAGCGTAAGTTACGGCCATGTGGAGGCCTTAAAAAACGTCAGCGTTTCGGCCGAAGCGGGGGAGATCTACAGCATCATCGGTTCAAACGGGGCCGGGAAGACATCGCTCCTGCGAACCATCTCGGGACTGGTAAAACCCCTTTCGGGGACCATCACATTTTTGGGAAAGCCCCTGACGAATAAACCTCATGAGGTCGTGGAAAGGGGCGTGATCCACGTGCCCGAAGGGCGCAAGACCTTTTCGGGGCTGACCGTGGAGGACAATCTTCTTGTGGGCGGATACCGCTTTCGTTCCAAGACCCTTGACGAAGACCTGCAAAAACAATACGAGCGCTTTCCGATCCTCTATGAAAGGCGCAATCAATACGCGGGAACCCTTTCGGGAGGCGAGCAGCAAATGCTGGCCATCGCCCGCGGACTCATGGGAAAACCGGAACTCATGCTTTTGGATGAACCCAGCCTGGGGCTTGCGCCCCTCATTGTAAACCAGATCTATGAGTTGATTTTGAAGATCCGCGAAAGCGGCATTACCATATTTTTGGTGGAACAAAACGCGAAAAAAGCCCTTTCCGTCGCCGACAAGGCCTGTGTCCTTGAAAACGGCGTCATCACCATGAGCGGAAAGGCAGGAGAACTCTTGACCAGCGACGAAGTCAAACGGGCGTATCTCGGCGCCTGA
- a CDS encoding acyl-CoA dehydrogenase family protein, protein MAYFIQSEEGKDLLAEVRRFCGKEIREQCKEWDRTGEYPAELYQKVMDMQLHILELPEAYGGPGLDRITAAALLEQLAMADAGIATAVSASGLALKCVLMAGTEAQKRRVAQLMLEGSLGAFCLTEPAAGSDAASTKTTAVRDGDHYVLNGRKTFITNGSTASYYTVTAKTDKSAGTRGISMFLVEKGTPGLSAGNHEDKLGVRTSETCDVVFEDCRIPVTALLGEEGRGFSLAMKGLDQARSWIGCIAVGIAQRALEEAIAYGRTRVQFGKPIIENQAIRFKIAEMAMKTESARQMVAHALTLMENKLPCGTESAIAKACAGDAAMDVTTEAIQIFGGYGYSREYPVEKLLRDAKIFQIFEGTNEIQKIVIASNLLGK, encoded by the coding sequence ATGGCGTATTTTATTCAATCGGAAGAAGGAAAGGACCTTCTGGCTGAAGTCAGGCGGTTTTGCGGGAAAGAAATCCGCGAGCAATGCAAGGAATGGGACAGGACGGGAGAATACCCCGCGGAACTCTATCAGAAGGTCATGGATATGCAGCTCCACATTCTGGAGCTCCCCGAAGCCTATGGCGGACCGGGCCTGGACCGGATCACGGCCGCTGCCCTGCTGGAACAACTGGCCATGGCCGACGCGGGTATCGCCACAGCCGTATCGGCCAGCGGGCTCGCGCTGAAATGCGTCCTCATGGCCGGAACGGAAGCCCAGAAGCGGCGCGTGGCGCAATTGATGCTGGAAGGCAGCCTTGGCGCCTTCTGTCTGACGGAGCCGGCGGCCGGATCCGACGCCGCGTCCACAAAAACGACCGCTGTCCGGGACGGGGACCACTATGTCTTGAACGGCAGAAAGACCTTTATCACAAACGGTTCCACGGCCTCATACTATACGGTGACTGCCAAAACCGACAAGAGCGCGGGCACGAGAGGGATTTCCATGTTTCTCGTGGAAAAGGGGACGCCGGGCCTGTCGGCGGGCAACCACGAAGACAAACTGGGCGTCCGAACCTCGGAGACTTGCGATGTCGTCTTTGAAGATTGCCGTATCCCCGTAACGGCGCTGTTGGGAGAAGAAGGCAGGGGCTTTTCCCTCGCCATGAAGGGACTCGATCAAGCCAGATCCTGGATCGGCTGTATAGCCGTCGGCATCGCCCAGCGGGCATTGGAGGAAGCCATAGCCTACGGCAGAACCCGCGTGCAGTTCGGAAAACCCATTATCGAAAATCAAGCCATCCGCTTCAAGATTGCCGAAATGGCTATGAAAACGGAATCGGCCCGGCAGATGGTCGCCCACGCGCTGACCCTCATGGAAAACAAGCTTCCCTGCGGAACGGAATCGGCCATCGCCAAGGCCTGCGCCGGAGACGCCGCCATGGACGTCACAACGGAAGCGATCCAGATCTTCGGAGGTTACGGCTACAGCAGAGAGTATCCCGTCGAAAAGCTCCTCCGGGATGCCAAGATTTTCCAGATCTTCGAAGGGACCAACGAAATCCAGAAGATCGTAATCGCGTCAAATCTCCTCGGCAAATAA
- the htpG gene encoding molecular chaperone HtpG: MRKETMAFQAEAKELLDLMVHSIYTNRDIFLRELISNGSDAIDKLKFQSLTDSALLGDDTTFKITLAVDKDKRQLTIADNGVGMTYEEVQENIGTIAKSGSKAFKASLADKAGNDAVDIIGQFGVGFYSGFMVAADIMFTTKSPHAEKGVRWESKGDGSYELEEIDLDKRGTTIVLTIKTGEEYDKYLEEWKIKEIVKKYSDYIRYPIYFKDEVINSTKPIWKKDKNELKDEDYNEFYKSAFHDWTDPLLRFPIKVQGTVEYTALLFVPKKAPMDFYTKDYKRGLQLYTKNIFIMDKCDELVPEYFSFLRGLVDCDTLSLNISREILQQDKELADISKSLEKKIIGEFEKLLKEDKPKYVEFWEEFGRNIKFGIQDMFGLNRDKLQNLLIFRTSLDDSYCTLQEYVDRMGERKEILYATGDDLASIKSLPKIEALKEKNIEILYLTDKIDEFSLKTLREFAGKQFKSINDSDFKLDESKEKEEEIKKLSEDNKSILEKVKEALGEKVAEVRLSADIGKSAAASLLAKGEISLEMERVLSSMPGNQGVKAEKILAINPEHPLFSRLKQEEGKPAFVDLVDVLYTESLLMEGFPLENPAEFVKKLNQLL, encoded by the coding sequence ATGCGAAAAGAAACCATGGCCTTTCAGGCCGAAGCCAAAGAACTGCTGGACCTGATGGTCCATTCCATTTACACGAACCGGGACATTTTCCTGAGGGAGCTGATCTCAAACGGCAGCGACGCCATTGACAAGCTGAAATTCCAATCACTGACAGACAGCGCCCTGTTGGGAGACGACACGACATTCAAGATTACGCTTGCTGTCGACAAGGACAAGCGGCAGCTGACCATCGCTGACAACGGCGTCGGCATGACTTACGAAGAGGTCCAGGAAAATATCGGCACGATCGCCAAATCAGGATCCAAGGCTTTCAAAGCTTCCCTTGCCGACAAGGCCGGCAATGACGCCGTAGACATCATCGGACAGTTCGGCGTGGGCTTTTATTCGGGCTTTATGGTGGCCGCGGACATCATGTTCACGACAAAATCTCCCCACGCGGAAAAGGGCGTGCGCTGGGAATCCAAGGGAGACGGTTCCTACGAGCTGGAGGAAATCGATCTGGATAAGCGGGGGACGACCATCGTCCTCACGATCAAGACCGGCGAGGAATACGACAAATATCTGGAAGAATGGAAAATCAAGGAAATCGTCAAGAAATACTCCGATTACATCCGCTATCCGATTTATTTCAAAGACGAAGTGATCAATTCTACAAAGCCCATCTGGAAAAAGGACAAAAATGAGCTGAAGGACGAGGACTACAACGAATTTTACAAGTCGGCGTTCCATGACTGGACGGACCCGCTGCTGCGCTTCCCCATAAAAGTGCAGGGCACCGTGGAATATACGGCCCTTTTGTTCGTTCCGAAAAAGGCGCCGATGGATTTTTACACGAAAGACTATAAGCGGGGCTTGCAACTCTATACGAAAAATATCTTTATCATGGACAAATGCGACGAGCTGGTTCCCGAATACTTCAGCTTCCTCAGGGGGCTCGTCGATTGCGACACGCTGTCCCTGAACATTTCCCGGGAAATTTTGCAGCAGGACAAAGAGCTCGCCGACATTTCCAAGAGCCTCGAAAAGAAGATCATCGGTGAATTTGAAAAATTGCTCAAAGAAGACAAGCCAAAATATGTGGAATTCTGGGAAGAATTCGGCCGGAACATCAAATTCGGGATTCAGGACATGTTTGGCCTCAATCGCGACAAGCTGCAAAATCTCCTGATTTTCCGGACCTCTCTTGACGACAGCTACTGCACGCTGCAAGAATATGTGGACCGCATGGGCGAACGGAAGGAAATCCTCTACGCCACCGGCGACGACCTTGCCTCCATCAAATCGCTGCCGAAAATCGAGGCCCTCAAGGAAAAGAACATTGAAATTCTCTATTTGACCGATAAAATCGACGAATTTTCCCTGAAAACGCTCAGGGAATTCGCGGGAAAACAGTTTAAATCCATCAACGATTCCGATTTCAAACTCGACGAAAGCAAGGAAAAGGAAGAGGAGATCAAGAAGCTCTCCGAAGACAACAAGAGTATTCTGGAGAAAGTCAAGGAAGCTTTGGGGGAAAAAGTCGCGGAAGTCAGACTGTCGGCCGATATCGGAAAATCAGCCGCCGCGTCGCTTTTGGCCAAGGGGGAGATTTCGCTGGAAATGGAGCGGGTCCTCTCGTCCATGCCCGGAAATCAAGGCGTCAAGGCCGAAAAAATTCTCGCGATCAATCCGGAGCATCCGCTTTTCTCGAGATTGAAACAGGAAGAGGGCAAGCCCGCCTTCGTCGACCTTGTGGATGTCCTCTATACGGAATCGCTGCTGATGGAAGGATTTCCCCTGGAAAATCCGGCGGAATTTGTGAAAAAACTGAACCAGCTGCTCTGA
- a CDS encoding ABC transporter ATP-binding protein: MAVLKVKRVSKSFGGVKAVQDFSITAEKGEIHGIIGPNGAGKTTIFNVISGIYTADAGTVELDGRDITKLRQHEITRLGMGRTFQNIRLFKGLTVLENVLCAFDPRSRYTVMGGLFPTPARLREEKRGAALCREYLRMTGLGDYLHERPENLAYGLQRRLEIARALTCEPKVLLLDEPAAGLNPTEVRDLTDLIRRLSENEAFAILLIEHRLELVMNVSNFIHVQNFGQTIAVGTPRDVRNDPQVIEAYLGRDE, translated from the coding sequence ATGGCCGTACTCAAGGTAAAGCGCGTCAGCAAAAGTTTCGGCGGCGTAAAAGCGGTGCAGGATTTTTCGATTACCGCGGAAAAGGGGGAAATCCACGGGATCATCGGACCCAACGGAGCCGGCAAAACGACGATTTTTAATGTAATTTCGGGTATCTATACGGCCGACGCGGGAACCGTGGAGCTGGACGGCAGGGATATCACGAAACTCCGGCAACATGAAATCACACGACTCGGGATGGGCCGCACCTTTCAGAATATAAGACTTTTCAAGGGGCTCACGGTATTGGAAAACGTCCTTTGCGCCTTTGATCCCCGCAGCCGCTATACGGTCATGGGCGGGCTTTTTCCGACGCCTGCCCGATTGCGGGAAGAAAAGCGGGGCGCGGCCTTGTGCCGCGAATATCTCCGGATGACAGGTCTCGGGGATTATCTCCACGAGCGGCCGGAAAATTTGGCCTACGGCCTGCAACGACGGCTGGAGATCGCCCGGGCCCTGACCTGCGAACCCAAGGTCCTTCTGCTGGATGAACCCGCGGCGGGACTCAACCCCACGGAAGTCCGGGATCTGACGGATCTGATCCGGCGGCTTTCAGAAAACGAGGCCTTCGCGATACTCTTGATCGAGCACCGGCTGGAGCTCGTTATGAACGTCTCCAACTTCATCCATGTGCAGAATTTCGGGCAGACCATTGCCGTGGGGACGCCCCGGGACGTTAGGAACGACCCCCAGGTCATCGAGGCCTACCTCGGGAGGGATGAATAA
- a CDS encoding ABC transporter substrate-binding protein: protein MKRIVAILFTTVTLFTASLFGAGKEIVIGCLQDISGPTSSLGKMVEAGAKWHIDEINAKGGVNGAKIKMITYDTKADVNEAINALTRAITSDKVCAIIGPPIANIVLAIAPISEQYNVPILHLAVDIRSEIKDDGTTYKNTFGMQPNNLQMGAIMGQYAIKNGFKTFGVMYNQSNAYAVSLLEPFTKAVTAAGGTVVKEVAYTANDKDYKTLLSPLVSAKVDAIYMPNYTQDLILITQQARGLGYEGALIAGLDAGPPFNTMLGEDCDKIYYINNVDDTEPKLKDMIKAVKEKAGIDATNKFFLGYDIAGILNQVLAETGPDPDKIHDAMLKVKDYDGLTGKITIDPANHMPTGLEMVMFTYKGTTPVMLERYSAK from the coding sequence ATGAAACGAATCGTTGCAATTCTTTTTACCACTGTGACCCTGTTCACCGCTTCGCTTTTCGGCGCGGGCAAGGAAATCGTGATCGGCTGTCTGCAGGACATTTCCGGTCCGACTTCTTCCCTCGGCAAAATGGTTGAGGCGGGCGCAAAATGGCATATTGATGAAATCAACGCAAAGGGCGGCGTCAACGGCGCCAAAATCAAAATGATCACCTACGACACAAAGGCCGACGTCAACGAGGCCATCAACGCCCTGACCCGGGCCATCACCTCCGACAAGGTATGCGCGATTATCGGCCCTCCGATTGCCAACATCGTGCTGGCCATCGCCCCTATTTCCGAGCAATACAATGTACCGATCCTGCATCTGGCGGTGGATATCCGCTCCGAAATCAAAGATGACGGAACCACCTACAAGAATACCTTCGGCATGCAGCCCAACAACCTGCAAATGGGCGCCATCATGGGACAATACGCGATCAAAAACGGATTTAAGACCTTCGGCGTAATGTACAACCAGAGCAACGCCTATGCCGTATCGCTGCTGGAGCCCTTTACCAAGGCCGTGACGGCGGCTGGCGGGACCGTAGTCAAAGAAGTGGCCTATACCGCCAACGACAAGGACTACAAGACGCTTCTCTCTCCGCTGGTATCCGCCAAAGTGGACGCCATCTACATGCCCAATTATACCCAGGACCTGATCCTGATCACCCAGCAGGCCAGAGGCCTTGGCTACGAAGGCGCCCTGATCGCCGGATTGGACGCCGGACCTCCGTTCAATACCATGCTCGGCGAAGATTGCGACAAAATTTACTACATCAATAATGTCGACGACACCGAACCGAAACTGAAAGACATGATCAAAGCCGTCAAGGAAAAGGCCGGCATTGACGCGACGAACAAATTCTTCCTGGGCTATGACATCGCCGGAATCCTCAATCAGGTGCTGGCGGAAACAGGGCCCGATCCCGACAAAATCCACGACGCCATGCTGAAAGTCAAGGACTATGACGGACTCACGGGAAAAATTACCATAGATCCCGCCAACCATATGCCTACAGGCCTCGAGATGGTTATGTTCACGTACAAAGGGACAACGCCCGTAATGCTTGAACGCTATTCGGCCAAATAA
- a CDS encoding class I mannose-6-phosphate isomerase, giving the protein MSIFKLAPACKNYIWGGQKLKTRYGKQSPDDIVAETWELSCHPAGMSVVACGEYAGLTLPELIRIRGRAILGENCRRFLDFPILVKFIDAAGSLSVQVHPDNAYARTHEGQNGKTEMWVVMDCEPGSFLYFGFSRDVTREELARRIRENRLTEILNRVEVKKGDVFFIAPGTIHAIGAGILIAEIQQSSDVTYRVYDFGRLGKDGKPRELHIEKALDVLKLAAEGPQADFGGHLGKCDYFVVDGLSVAGAKSDYADGSSFHALLFYEGAGEMRQGAETLPFRMGDCFFVEAGSGPYEVRGEGRYLKIRIPARK; this is encoded by the coding sequence ATGTCAATTTTCAAATTGGCGCCAGCCTGCAAAAATTATATCTGGGGCGGGCAAAAACTCAAAACCCGCTACGGGAAACAGAGCCCCGACGACATTGTCGCAGAGACGTGGGAATTGTCCTGCCATCCGGCGGGAATGAGCGTCGTCGCCTGCGGAGAATACGCGGGATTGACGCTTCCGGAGCTGATCCGGATCAGAGGACGGGCCATTCTCGGGGAAAATTGCCGCCGCTTCCTGGATTTTCCCATCCTTGTGAAATTCATCGACGCGGCCGGCTCCCTTTCGGTGCAGGTCCATCCCGATAACGCCTACGCCCGGACCCATGAGGGCCAAAACGGAAAGACCGAGATGTGGGTTGTGATGGATTGTGAACCCGGGTCGTTCCTGTATTTCGGCTTTTCACGGGACGTCACCCGGGAAGAGCTGGCTCGGCGCATTCGGGAAAACCGGCTGACGGAGATCCTGAACCGCGTGGAGGTCAAAAAGGGGGACGTATTTTTCATCGCGCCGGGAACGATCCACGCCATCGGGGCGGGAATTTTGATCGCCGAAATCCAGCAGTCCTCCGATGTGACCTATCGCGTATACGATTTCGGGCGTCTTGGTAAAGACGGGAAACCCAGGGAGCTCCATATCGAAAAAGCCCTCGATGTGCTGAAACTCGCAGCCGAAGGGCCGCAGGCCGATTTCGGCGGGCATCTGGGAAAATGCGATTATTTTGTAGTCGACGGACTGAGCGTGGCTGGGGCGAAAAGCGATTACGCCGACGGCTCGTCTTTTCACGCGCTCTTGTTTTACGAAGGAGCGGGCGAGATGCGCCAGGGAGCTGAAACGCTGCCATTCCGGATGGGGGACTGCTTTTTTGTGGAAGCCGGAAGCGGGCCTTACGAGGTCCGGGGCGAGGGGCGCTACTTGAAAATTCGGATACCGGCAAGAAAATAA
- a CDS encoding electron transfer flavoprotein subunit alpha/FixB family protein: MTQTEEYKNAVLKDCRNVWVIGEQTRGKLNPITLELLGEGRKLANDLGQKLVAVVMGADIAKTVEELRFYGADEILWIKDPLLADFSTEGYALAAARAIKEKKPEIVLIGATSLGRDIAPRIAAKIGTGITADCTKLSIDSEDKKLLQVKPALDGKLLITIVCPKHRPQMATVRPGVLERAERRDAAGGIVEEFLPKLEKRDIRTTLVAMNPIGKRIVNLTGAKIIVSGGRGLKKAENFKLIEDLADALGGEVGASRAAVDAGWIDPSHQVGQTGITVRPNVYIACGISGAVQHQAGMHESRYIVAINTDPYAPIFQICDYGLIGDLREIVPAITAEVRNQKQ; the protein is encoded by the coding sequence ATGACGCAAACAGAAGAATACAAAAACGCCGTACTGAAAGATTGCCGGAATGTCTGGGTCATCGGGGAGCAAACCCGGGGAAAATTGAATCCGATCACGCTGGAACTGCTGGGCGAGGGCCGCAAACTGGCCAACGATCTGGGCCAAAAGCTTGTGGCGGTCGTCATGGGCGCGGATATTGCCAAGACCGTGGAAGAATTGAGATTTTACGGCGCTGACGAAATCCTCTGGATCAAGGATCCGCTGCTGGCGGATTTTTCCACCGAAGGATACGCGCTGGCGGCGGCCCGGGCCATCAAAGAAAAAAAACCGGAGATTGTCCTGATCGGGGCGACCTCTCTCGGCAGAGACATCGCGCCGAGGATCGCGGCCAAGATCGGAACCGGGATCACGGCCGACTGCACAAAACTCTCGATCGATTCCGAGGACAAAAAGCTCCTGCAAGTGAAACCCGCCCTCGACGGAAAATTGTTGATTACCATCGTGTGCCCCAAACACAGGCCTCAGATGGCTACGGTCCGGCCCGGCGTTCTCGAAAGGGCCGAAAGGCGTGACGCGGCCGGCGGGATCGTTGAGGAATTTCTCCCGAAACTGGAAAAAAGAGACATCCGCACGACCCTTGTGGCCATGAACCCCATCGGGAAGCGGATTGTGAACCTGACCGGCGCAAAAATCATCGTTTCAGGCGGGCGGGGCCTTAAAAAAGCGGAGAATTTCAAGTTGATCGAAGATCTGGCGGACGCCCTGGGCGGAGAAGTGGGCGCTTCCCGGGCGGCGGTGGACGCCGGTTGGATCGATCCCTCCCATCAGGTGGGGCAGACCGGGATCACGGTCCGTCCCAACGTCTATATCGCCTGTGGCATATCGGGGGCTGTCCAGCATCAGGCGGGTATGCACGAATCCCGATATATCGTTGCCATCAATACGGATCCCTACGCGCCGATCTTTCAGATCTGCGACTACGGACTCATCGGCGACCTGCGGGAAATTGTGCCGGCCATTACGGCCGAAGTCCGGAATCAAAAACAATAA
- a CDS encoding branched-chain amino acid ABC transporter permease, translating into MQLQIILNGLALGSVYALIATGFSLIFNILKFSNFAHGATMAFCAFAGYFVAAANKMGLVPTIAVAVATGGLVALCGEFVAFRSITVRNASPIYYFVSSITLGTLLEGLVTIKAGANFYNYPLFFKKRIMKFHGLVISTSDVIMFCCSAAALLILVWVIRKTRLGRGLRAVSFDRDTAGLMGINVIRTIQFAFLLSGMLAGLAGVFLGINYTLYPTLGSLVVKGFIASVIGGLGSIAGALIGAVLLGLAETQLVNLVGSTLTPVLTFVIMLVFLLLRPRGIAGSNIQEKA; encoded by the coding sequence ATGCAACTCCAGATCATCCTGAACGGCCTGGCCCTGGGCTCCGTCTACGCGCTCATCGCCACGGGCTTTTCCCTGATTTTCAACATCCTGAAATTCTCCAATTTCGCCCATGGGGCGACCATGGCCTTTTGCGCCTTCGCCGGGTATTTTGTGGCGGCGGCCAATAAAATGGGACTTGTCCCCACCATTGCGGTGGCTGTGGCGACAGGGGGGCTTGTGGCCCTTTGCGGAGAATTTGTCGCCTTCCGGAGCATCACGGTCCGGAACGCGTCTCCGATCTATTACTTTGTTTCCTCCATCACATTGGGAACGCTCCTGGAAGGCCTTGTGACCATCAAGGCCGGGGCGAATTTTTACAATTACCCTCTGTTTTTTAAAAAACGGATCATGAAATTTCATGGCCTTGTGATCTCAACCTCGGACGTCATCATGTTCTGTTGCAGCGCGGCGGCGCTTTTGATCCTCGTCTGGGTCATTCGCAAGACCCGGCTCGGCAGAGGCCTGCGGGCCGTGAGCTTTGACCGGGACACGGCGGGGCTCATGGGGATCAACGTGATCCGGACGATTCAGTTTGCCTTTTTGCTTTCGGGGATGCTGGCGGGTCTCGCGGGGGTTTTCCTCGGGATCAATTATACGCTCTATCCGACGCTGGGCTCCCTTGTGGTCAAGGGCTTTATCGCTTCGGTGATCGGAGGGCTCGGGAGCATCGCCGGGGCTTTGATCGGAGCGGTGCTTTTGGGCCTCGCGGAAACGCAGCTTGTGAATCTGGTAGGGTCCACCCTGACGCCGGTTTTGACCTTTGTCATCATGCTGGTCTTTCTGCTGCTGCGGCCCAGGGGAATCGCCGGGTCCAATATCCAGGAAAAGGCTTGA
- a CDS encoding electron transfer flavoprotein subunit beta/FixA family protein, translating to MRSIVCIKQTPETSKIKIDPKSGALIREGVPAVMNPDDRNALEAALQIKDQYGGTVSAISMGPSQAKAVLREAYGMGADEAWLVTDEAFAGSDSRATALILAAAVRHLGPFDLIFCGRQSIDGETANVGPEIAEFLNIPQVTYAKRIERNGEGFRITRITDGVDFVIDVSAPLLLTAIQELNTPRQSSLDRFFAAFGQGVVRELHAADIPVDLDLVGFGGSPTQIAGTTPVFREKRGEIIEGESVRDKAGNLLKKLKEVNML from the coding sequence ATGCGCAGTATTGTGTGCATCAAGCAGACGCCGGAGACGAGCAAAATCAAGATTGATCCCAAAAGCGGCGCGCTGATCCGGGAAGGGGTCCCGGCGGTCATGAATCCCGACGACAGGAACGCCCTGGAGGCGGCGCTGCAAATCAAGGATCAGTACGGGGGAACCGTGAGCGCCATTTCCATGGGCCCGTCCCAGGCGAAGGCCGTACTCAGGGAAGCTTACGGGATGGGGGCCGACGAGGCCTGGCTTGTGACGGACGAAGCCTTCGCGGGTTCCGACAGCAGGGCCACGGCGCTGATCCTGGCCGCAGCCGTCCGGCATTTGGGCCCCTTTGATCTGATTTTTTGCGGCAGACAATCCATAGACGGCGAGACGGCCAATGTGGGGCCCGAAATCGCCGAATTTCTCAATATTCCCCAGGTGACCTACGCCAAAAGAATCGAGCGGAACGGGGAAGGATTCCGGATTACGCGAATTACCGACGGGGTGGATTTTGTGATTGACGTCAGCGCGCCCCTTTTGCTGACGGCGATCCAGGAACTGAACACGCCCAGGCAATCTTCGCTGGACAGATTCTTCGCGGCCTTCGGCCAAGGGGTTGTCCGGGAGCTCCACGCGGCGGACATTCCCGTGGACCTGGACCTCGTGGGCTTCGGAGGATCGCCGACTCAGATTGCCGGTACGACCCCGGTCTTCCGGGAAAAGCGCGGGGAGATCATCGAAGGGGAGTCTGTCCGGGACAAGGCCGGAAATCTACTGAAAAAACTCAAAGAAGTCAACATGCTCTGA
- a CDS encoding branched-chain amino acid ABC transporter permease, with translation MSSVLLTNILTQILINVICVAGIYVLTGMTGMFSLGQAAFMAIGAYVSGLLVTKAAFPFLPACAAAVAVAVAVGFVVGFPTVRLRRDYISLVTLGFGEAITGILNYFTPITGGASGLTGIPKKTDLGLALVSALIVVAAVGLFKTSKYGRQCIAVKSDDLAAKAMGVNAPRIKMTAFLLSVAVTAYSGCLYAFYTTYVDPTLFGWKKSAEWVIIVFFGGVNSLTGSVLSTVVLGGLPEFLRFLGEYRNVIYAILVLLIINFRPGGLLGEWELPFGKVLRRPDTGGE, from the coding sequence ATGAGCAGCGTATTACTGACGAACATCCTGACGCAGATTTTGATCAATGTGATCTGCGTCGCCGGGATCTATGTGCTGACGGGTATGACCGGCATGTTTTCCCTGGGGCAGGCGGCCTTTATGGCCATCGGCGCCTATGTCTCGGGGCTTTTGGTGACAAAGGCGGCCTTTCCCTTTTTGCCGGCCTGCGCCGCGGCGGTGGCGGTCGCCGTTGCCGTGGGCTTTGTCGTGGGATTTCCCACGGTCCGGCTGCGCAGGGACTATATTTCTCTGGTGACTTTGGGCTTCGGCGAGGCCATTACCGGGATCCTCAATTATTTTACGCCGATCACTGGCGGCGCTTCTGGGCTTACGGGAATTCCCAAAAAGACCGATCTCGGATTGGCTCTTGTATCGGCCCTAATTGTGGTTGCGGCCGTGGGTCTTTTCAAGACCTCCAAATACGGCAGGCAGTGTATCGCCGTCAAGTCAGACGATTTGGCGGCCAAGGCCATGGGGGTCAACGCCCCCCGGATCAAAATGACGGCCTTTTTGCTGTCCGTTGCGGTGACGGCCTACAGCGGCTGTCTCTACGCCTTTTATACGACCTATGTGGACCCGACGCTCTTCGGCTGGAAAAAAAGTGCCGAATGGGTCATTATCGTTTTTTTCGGCGGCGTCAACTCCCTGACGGGAAGCGTGCTCTCCACGGTGGTGTTGGGGGGCCTTCCTGAATTTTTGCGTTTCCTCGGCGAATACCGGAACGTAATTTACGCGATTTTGGTACTTTTGATCATCAATTTCCGGCCGGGGGGCCTTTTGGGCGAATGGGAACTGCCTTTCGGGAAAGTCCTGCGGCGTCCGGATACCGGGGGTGAATGA
- a CDS encoding helix-turn-helix domain-containing protein, whose amino-acid sequence MSRYWSEIRDEAYKKDPELKKEVQVIQMKMDLISALIEYRAANSLTQKDFAELIGAKQQAISRFEKGEIDPRLSFIRKVILEILGDRKIEFSKPNIPDVPMKRVTANGDRRLAAGASAGWSAGFLSVFQNLPKPQMRPLLSLRTYRLNMTPKELILNEVFYLKNPLFLAFSARENHVFEH is encoded by the coding sequence ATGTCCAGATATTGGAGTGAAATCAGAGATGAAGCATATAAAAAAGATCCGGAATTGAAGAAAGAAGTACAGGTAATCCAGATGAAAATGGATCTGATCAGCGCGCTCATTGAATACCGCGCGGCAAATTCCTTGACACAGAAAGATTTCGCCGAACTCATCGGTGCAAAGCAGCAAGCAATTTCTCGCTTTGAAAAAGGAGAAATTGATCCACGCCTCAGTTTTATCAGAAAAGTGATTCTGGAAATCCTTGGAGACCGGAAAATTGAATTTTCAAAGCCGAATATTCCGGATGTTCCCATGAAACGTGTAACCGCAAATGGGGATCGTCGTCTCGCGGCGGGAGCTTCTGCCGGATGGTCGGCGGGATTCCTCTCCGTGTTTCAAAATTTGCCGAAGCCGCAGATGAGACCTTTGTTGAGCCTGAGGACATACCGGCTGAATATGACGCCAAAAGAGCTGATTTTGAATGAGGTGTTTTATTTGAAAAACCCCCTATTTTTGGCATTTTCCGCAAGAGAAAATCACGTTTTTGAACATTAG